TGCCCTTGGCGGCGAGGTAATCAGGGCTGGCGCAATACACCCGCTGTACGCTGGCGATGCGCCGGGCAATCAGGGTCGAGTCTTCCAGCGTGCCGATGCGCAAAACCAGGTCGTAGCCCTCGCCGATCAGGTCCACCGGACGATCACTCAAGTCGACTTCCACCGACACCTGCGGGTGACGTTGCAGGAACTGCGGCAACAAGCAGCCCAGATGGGCCATGGCAAACGACAACGGCGCGCTGAGCCGGATCGTGCCCCGTGGTTCGCTGTTCTGGCCGGCAATGCCCTGCTCCACTTGCTCGACTTCACCGAGCAGGCGCAAGGCCGATTCGTAGTAACTCTGGCCCAGTGGCGTAACGTCCAGCCGGCGTGTGGAGCGGTTGAGCAGGCGTACGCCCAGGCGGTCTTCCAGCTGGATCAGGCGGCGGCTGACGAATTGTTTGGACAAGCCCAATTGCTCGGCGGCGGCGGTGAAGCTGCCGGACTCCATGACCTGGCAAAACAGGCGCATGTCTTCGAAGGGGTTCATTGTCGCTTCTCGGTGGACATTTGGCTGGTTTATAGCCTGTCAGCAGCTACGACACAATCAAATGCAGGAGGGGCTTGCCCCCTCCTGCAGGGATGATCTACCCCTTTGACAGCCGCTTACTTGGCCGTAAACGCCGAGTAGCTGTTCATCAGGTTACGGTAGTTCGGAATGCGCGGCGACAGCAGGTTGGCCAGGCCTTCCATGTCGTTGCGCCAGTCAACTTGCAGTTCACAGGCGACAGAGAACCAGTTCACCAGTTGCGCGCCGGCGGCCGTCATACGTGCCCAGGCGGCTTGCTGCACGGTTTCGTTGAAGGTACCCGAGGCGTCTGTCACCACGAACACCTCAAAACCTTCAGCGAGGGCGCACAGGGTCGGGAACGCGACGCACACATCCGTTACCACGCCGGCAATGATGATCTGCTTGCGGCCGGTGGCCTTGACGGCCTTGACGAAATCTTCGTTGTCCCACGCGTTGATCTGGCCAGGGCGGGCGATGTAAGGCGCGTCCGGGAACAGTGCCTTGAGTTCCGGCACCAACGGACCGTTAGGGCCACTTTCAAAACTGGTGGTGAGGATGGTCGGCAGGTTGAAGAACTTGGCCACGTCGGCCAGGGCCAGCACGTTGTTCTTGAACTCGTTCGGAGAGAAGTCTTGCACCAGGGAAATCAGGCCGGTCTGGTGATCGACCAGCAATACCACGGCGTCATCTTTGTTCAAGCGCTTGTAAGTCATGGGTGAACTCCTTTGGGTGTTTTTAAAATCAGAAGGCAAAGCACGAGCAACCAAACGCGCCCCAGAAACCCTGGAAATCGCTGACCGGTACGCTGGAAAGCCGCGCTTTTTCATGGCTGTGGACGTGCACGCCGCATGGGCCGCTGCAGTGGTGCACTTGGGCTTGCACCGCTGAACCTGGGCGCCAGTGCCCCGGCACCTTGACCACCGGCGACCAGTCCGGCAGCACCGGTACTTGAGGTGGTGCAAAATCTTCGAAGTCGCCGGCGCCGTACACCACCTTGCCGCCGACCACGGTCAGTACCGACTCGATCCATTTGATGGCTTCTTCATCGACACTGAAGAAGTCCGCCGAGAGTGCCGCCACATCCGCCAACTGGCCGACCTTGATCTGGCCCTTCTTGCCCTGCTCCGAGGAGAACCAGGCGCTGCCGTGGGTGAACAGTTCCAGCGCGGTGAGGCGCGGCAGGCCTTCGGCGTGCAGCTCCAGGCCACCGACGGTGCGGCCGCTGACCATCCAGTACAGCGAAGTCCATGGGTTGTAGCTCGAGACCCGCGTGGCGTCGGTGCCCGCCCCTACCGGCACACCTTCGGCCAGCATGCGCTTGATCGGTGGCGTGGCTTCGGCGGCCTTGGCGCCATAGCGCTCGACAAAATATTCGCCCTGGAAGGCCATGCGGTCCTGGATCGCAATACCACCGCCCAGGGCCCGGACGCGCTCGATGTTTTTCGGCGTGATGGTTTCGGCGTGGTCGAAGAACCACGGCAGACCATTGAACGGAATATCGCGGTTGACCTTCTCGAACACATCGAGCATGCGCGAAATGGATTCGTCGTACGTGGCGTGCAGCCGGAACGGCCAGCGCTGCTCAACCAAATGGCGCACCACCGGTTCCAGTTCCTGCTCCATGGTCAACGGCAGGTCGGGGCGTGGCTCAAGGAAGTCTTCGAAATCCGCCGCCGAGAACACCAGCATCTCGCCTGCGCCGTTGTGGCGCAGGTAGTCGTCGCCCTGGTGCAGGGTCACGCTGCCGGTCCAGTGCTTGAAGTCGCTGAGTTCTTCCTTGGGCTTTTGCGTGAACAGGTTGTAGGCGATGCGCACCGTCAGCTGTTGGTCCTTGGCCAATTGCTCGATCACCGCGTAGTCGTCTGGGTAGTTCTGGAAACCACCGCCGGCGTCGATGGCGCTGGTGAGGCCCAGGCGATTGAGTTCACGCATGAACTGGCGGGTCGAGTTGACCTGGTATTCGAGCGGCAGTTTCGGGCCCTTGGCCAGGGTTGCATACAAGATCATCGCGTTGGGACGCGCCACCAGCATGCCGGTGGGGTTGCCGTTGCTGTCGCGCACGATCTCGCCGCCCGGTGGGTTCGGCGTGTCCTTGGTGTAACCGGCCACGCGCAGGGCGGCGCGGTTGAGCAAGGCACGGTCATACAGGTGCAGCACGAACACCGGCGTATCTGGCGCGGCCTGATTCAACTCTTCCAGGGTCGGCATGCGTTTTTCGGCGAACTGGAATTCGTTCCAGCCACCCACCACACGCACCCATTGCGGCGTCGGCGTGCGATCGGCTTGATCCTTGAGCATGCGCAACGCGTCGGCCAGTGACGGCACGCCTTCCCAGCGCAGTTCAAGGTTGTAGTTCAGCCCGCCACGGATCAGGTGCAAGTGCGAGTCGTTAAGGCCAGGGATCACGGTGCGGCCCTTGAGGTCGATGACCTGGGTACCGCTGCCGCGCAGGGCCATGGCCTCGCCGTCGGTGCCGACCGCGACAAATCGGCCTTGGTGGATAGCGACCGCAGTGGCCCGTGGGTTTTCACGGTCCACGGTGTGGAACTGGCCATTGAACAGAATCAGATCGGCGTTCATAGGGTTTCCTTTACAGAGGCTTCAAGCCAGGGAGCGAACAGGCGGGTGGCGGCCGGCATCAGCAGGTACACCACCAGCAACACAATGGTCAGGGTTACCAGAAAGGTGGACACCACGTAGTTGGACAGGAACGGGTGCAAGCGCAGGATCGGCCCCCAGATAAACGGCAACAGCAGGGTTTGCGGCAAAATCACGCACAGACTGACCACCGCCTGCTTCCAGCGCGGCGGCTTGGCGGCGCTGTCGGCCAGGGGCGCGAACCAGAACTCGTTGGCCGCACCGATTTCGGTTTTGTCGCCATCGGCCAGCATCGGTGCCGCTTCAGCGATCAACGACTGGCGTTCGGGGGAGTCAAGCCAGCGTTGCAGCGCGTCGGTGGAGCGATAGCGCAAGACGCAGGTAAACAGCGCCTGCCCGCCCTGCTTGCCGCGCACCACATCCACACCGAGGTGGCCGGGGCGCTCACCGGCGATGCGCACGATACGCCGCAGCCAGGCCTCGTAATCGGCTTCACGGCCGGCCTTGATCAGGTGCTTGACCACGAGGGTGACGACTTCGTCGGGGCTGGTTTCAGGTGTCGAGTCCATACGGTGTGATTCCCCCTGGAGAGTTGAGCGATGGGGGGAGTCTGGCGGGGAACGGGGGGCGGGAATTGGATGTTTGTGCTGTCTCGCCCGGCGCGCTCACGCCATCCGCGCCATATGCTCACTGATGCGCGAGCGCAACCAGCGCTCCGCCGGGTCATTGTCATGCACGCCGCTCCAGACCATCGACAATTCCGAGGCTTCAATCGCAAAGGGCGGGTCCTCGGCGCGCAGCACCGTGCCTTCGGTCAAGGCACAGGCGGCGTAGTCGGGCACCGTCGCGATGATTTGCGTGCCCGCCAAGAGTGCGCGCAAGCCGCTGAATTGCGGCACCGCCAGCACCACCCTGCGCGCCCGGCCGATGCGCGCCAGGTCAAGGTCGATATTGCCGCTCAAGTCCCCCGAAAACGACACCATCGCATGGGGCCGCGTGCAGTAGTCATCGAGTGTCAACGGCGCCGCGCCGTCGTCGCCGCGCAGCACCTTGCAGGGAATGTCCCGCAGCTTCTTGCGCTTGGCATTCGCCGGCAGTTCGGTGGTGTAGCTGACGCCCACGGAAATCTCGCCACTGGCCAGCAATGGCGACATCAACAGGTAGTTGGCGCGGCGCACCACCACGATGATCCCCGGCGCCTCTTCGCGCAGCTGGCTGAGCAACGGCGGGAACAGACCGAACTCGGCATCATCGGACAGGCCGATACGAAACACCGCGCAGCTGGTGGAAGGGTCGAAATCCTTGGCGCGGCTGACTGCGCCTGAAATGGTGTCCATCGCCGGTTGCAGCTCCTTGAGTATCGCCACCGCCCGTGGCGTGGGCTCCATGCCGCGCCCATTGCGCAGCAGCAACGGGTCGTCGAACAGGTCGCGCAGGCGCCCGAGCGCGGCACTCACGGCCGGCTGGCCCATGAACAGTTTTTCGGCGACCCGGGTGAGGTTCTTCTCAAACATCAGCGCCTCGAAAATCACTAACAGGTTCATGTCGACGCGGCGCAGGTCGTTGCGGTTCATGGCGGTATCCAAACGGTTATCAGGCCGTCAGGTAAGCATGCCGCACGGATCGCCGATTGCATGCCTGTGCTGTCTTTTCCAGGCGCGCACCTGACGAAATTAACAACGATTAACTCGCCAGCCAGACGGCCCGGCGCCAAAAATACAGCGGTCTACACTGCATCCATTCACCGGGAACACTCCCATCGACTACGGATAATTGTCATGGCCCGACTTGATGACTGTGCACCCCGACTTGGTGTCACCGGTGGCTTGTGCCCTCGGCGCGAGCGAGTTGCCAAGCAACTGATCCTCGCCAAACTCGGCGAAAGCCTGGCGATTGCCGAGCTGGCGCAGGCCTGTGCGCTGTCGCGCAGCCATTTTTCCCGTGCGTTCAAGTGCACCACCGGGCTGTCGCCCCAGGAGTGGATTCGCCAACAGCGCATTCAGCGGGCCAAGGAACTGATCACCGGGTCGTCATTGAGCCTGACCCAGATCAGCCTCGAATGCGGCTTCTGCGACCAGGCGCACTTCTGCCATATGTTCACGCGCAGCGAGGGCGTGAACCCGATGACCTGGCGAAATCACCACACGCGTCAAAAATCACAGGTGATGGCGGCCTAGTGGTCTGCACCTGCCTGGAATATGCTGGCCAAACTTTTTCCGGAACAGGGGCCACCATGAGTGACCTCAACGACCAGGCCGTGCATTTCGGCCCCTACCGTGTCCACCCGCGCCAGCGCCTGGTGCTGGAGGCTGGCCGCCCCTTGCGCCTGAGCCGACGCGCGCTAGAAATCTTGCTGATCTTGCTGGAACACGCCGGCAATGTGGTGAGCAAGCAGGAACTGATCACGCGGGTATGGCCCAAAACGGTGGTCGAAGACGGCAACCTGCGTGTGCATATGGCCGCGTTGCGCAAAGCCCTGGGCGATGGCCAGGCCGGGCAGCGCTATATCGTCACCGTGGCCCAGCGCGGTTACAGCTTTGTCGCGCCCCTGAGCATCGAACCGATGACGACAACCATCGACGGTATTCCCCACAACCAGGGCCATAACCTGCCGCTGCGCCGTACGCGGATGATTGGCCGCCAGGTGTTGATCGACGCACTGGTGCAGCAACTGCCGCAGCAACGCTTCATCACCCTGACCGGCGCGGGCGGCATCGGCAAGACCACCGTGGCGCTGCGTGTGGCGGAATTATTGATCGGCCATTACCGCGACGGCATTCACCTGCTGGACCTGGCGCCACTCAGCGCGCCGTCAATGATCCTGCCCAACCTGGCTGCCCTCCTCGGCTTCGCACCCACCGAACATGACTCGCTGCTGACCTTGGCCCGCAACCTGCACGCGCGGCAGTTGCTGCTGGTGATCGACAACTGCGAACACCTGTTGGACGACATCGCGCTGATCAGCGAAACCTTGCTGCGTCACATGCCACACCTGCACATTTTGGCCACCAGCCGCGAAGCCCTGCGCGCCGAGGGCGAGTACGTGCAACGCCTGGAGCCGCTGGCCTGCCCACCTGCTACCGGGAATCGCGCCCAGGCCCTTGGCTACCCGGCGTTGCAACTGCTGATCGAGCGTGCCATATCGCACCAGGACAGTTTTGAACTCAGCGATGCGCAACTGCCCCTGGCGATCGAGATCTGCAAGCGCCTGGACGGCATTCCCCTGGCAATCGAATTGGTCGCCACGCAGATCGAGCGCTTCGGCTTGCCGGGCTTGCTGGTGCAGATGGACGACAACCTGCGCCTGCTCAATCGCAGCCTGCACAGCGACCTGCCCCGCCAGCAAACCTTGCGCGCCACGCTGGATTGGAGTTTTAACCTGCTCACCGCTTGCGAACAGATCTGCCTGCGCCGCCTCGCGGTGTTTCGTGGCGGGTTCAGCCTG
The window above is part of the Pseudomonas sp. KBS0710 genome. Proteins encoded here:
- a CDS encoding LysR substrate-binding domain-containing protein, whose product is MNRNDLRRVDMNLLVIFEALMFEKNLTRVAEKLFMGQPAVSAALGRLRDLFDDPLLLRNGRGMEPTPRAVAILKELQPAMDTISGAVSRAKDFDPSTSCAVFRIGLSDDAEFGLFPPLLSQLREEAPGIIVVVRRANYLLMSPLLASGEISVGVSYTTELPANAKRKKLRDIPCKVLRGDDGAAPLTLDDYCTRPHAMVSFSGDLSGNIDLDLARIGRARRVVLAVPQFSGLRALLAGTQIIATVPDYAACALTEGTVLRAEDPPFAIEASELSMVWSGVHDNDPAERWLRSRISEHMARMA
- a CDS encoding helix-turn-helix domain-containing protein, with product MARLDDCAPRLGVTGGLCPRRERVAKQLILAKLGESLAIAELAQACALSRSHFSRAFKCTTGLSPQEWIRQQRIQRAKELITGSSLSLTQISLECGFCDQAHFCHMFTRSEGVNPMTWRNHHTRQKSQVMAA
- a CDS encoding antibiotic biosynthesis monooxygenase; this translates as MDSTPETSPDEVVTLVVKHLIKAGREADYEAWLRRIVRIAGERPGHLGVDVVRGKQGGQALFTCVLRYRSTDALQRWLDSPERQSLIAEAAPMLADGDKTEIGAANEFWFAPLADSAAKPPRWKQAVVSLCVILPQTLLLPFIWGPILRLHPFLSNYVVSTFLVTLTIVLLVVYLLMPAATRLFAPWLEASVKETL
- a CDS encoding amidohydrolase, encoding MNADLILFNGQFHTVDRENPRATAVAIHQGRFVAVGTDGEAMALRGSGTQVIDLKGRTVIPGLNDSHLHLIRGGLNYNLELRWEGVPSLADALRMLKDQADRTPTPQWVRVVGGWNEFQFAEKRMPTLEELNQAAPDTPVFVLHLYDRALLNRAALRVAGYTKDTPNPPGGEIVRDSNGNPTGMLVARPNAMILYATLAKGPKLPLEYQVNSTRQFMRELNRLGLTSAIDAGGGFQNYPDDYAVIEQLAKDQQLTVRIAYNLFTQKPKEELSDFKHWTGSVTLHQGDDYLRHNGAGEMLVFSAADFEDFLEPRPDLPLTMEQELEPVVRHLVEQRWPFRLHATYDESISRMLDVFEKVNRDIPFNGLPWFFDHAETITPKNIERVRALGGGIAIQDRMAFQGEYFVERYGAKAAEATPPIKRMLAEGVPVGAGTDATRVSSYNPWTSLYWMVSGRTVGGLELHAEGLPRLTALELFTHGSAWFSSEQGKKGQIKVGQLADVAALSADFFSVDEEAIKWIESVLTVVGGKVVYGAGDFEDFAPPQVPVLPDWSPVVKVPGHWRPGSAVQAQVHHCSGPCGVHVHSHEKARLSSVPVSDFQGFWGAFGCSCFAF
- a CDS encoding LysR family transcriptional regulator, which translates into the protein MNPFEDMRLFCQVMESGSFTAAAEQLGLSKQFVSRRLIQLEDRLGVRLLNRSTRRLDVTPLGQSYYESALRLLGEVEQVEQGIAGQNSEPRGTIRLSAPLSFAMAHLGCLLPQFLQRHPQVSVEVDLSDRPVDLIGEGYDLVLRIGTLEDSTLIARRIASVQRVYCASPDYLAAKGTPLKPEDLADHDCLPYGHGRQVQWRFKGKLQALNVSGRMRANNGELLRDTAIAGLGVTYLPTFIVAEALKDGRLVTLLDDFAPEALTLSAVYPQHRQSSRPVQALVEFLRERLAGGC
- the ycaC gene encoding isochorismate family cysteine hydrolase YcaC; this translates as MTYKRLNKDDAVVLLVDHQTGLISLVQDFSPNEFKNNVLALADVAKFFNLPTILTTSFESGPNGPLVPELKALFPDAPYIARPGQINAWDNEDFVKAVKATGRKQIIIAGVVTDVCVAFPTLCALAEGFEVFVVTDASGTFNETVQQAAWARMTAAGAQLVNWFSVACELQVDWRNDMEGLANLLSPRIPNYRNLMNSYSAFTAK